One Scleropages formosus chromosome 8, fSclFor1.1, whole genome shotgun sequence DNA window includes the following coding sequences:
- the LOC108942692 gene encoding CREB3 regulatory factor-like isoform X1 gives MPQPGTSGMEPSFGDPYGNHRCFLILEPYTISPLGSSTEYEEKGMVLMLGSPAITCKRPFELLSDLVDDGFGEDLHHERWDVSALDDIAHSSKGSLEGELVISEGTLTAKRSRSMEGLTEQAGSLSGQQAQGNSKTEIMTGSDSEAQLQENSPEAEVTEMKPPPLEQHCGEHNYSLQAEPNLGSGTESGDAEEEAQGAAVETTADVNSGPECGPDDQVIRQPKKRRCFWEYSQGHIAESKRECCRQSLCWSSTTLPSTLYLREGMAWKGKKYPRKARKTDASDLTPNPQKLCTIGDQLHKLNAAIEGMTPANDLPIVARARSRKEKNKLASRACRLKKKAQHEANKIKLWGLNQEYENLLRALLRIKEVIRRRVESRKSDNEMGMTDTLESILKESAGPRVAGQTKEFVERILESSAV, from the exons ATGCCTCAG CCAGGCACCAGTGGTATGGAGCCCAGTTTTGGTGATCCCTACGGGAACCACAGATGCTTCCTTATCTTGGAGCCATATACCATCTCTCCACTAGGGAGCAGCACAGAGTATGAAGAG AAGGGCATGGTTCTAATGCTAGGCTCCCCAGCTATCACCTGCAAACGACCTTTTGAGCTACTGAGTGACCTAGTGGATGACGGCTTCGGCGAGGACCTACACCATGAGCGCTGGGATGTGTCTGCATTAGATGACATTGCCCACTCTTCCAAAGGAAGCCTAGAGGGGGAACTAGTGATCTCTGAAGGCACGTTGACTGCTAAGAGAAGCAGAAGCATGGAGGGGCTGACAGAGCAAGCAGGTTCACTGAGTGGTCAGCAGGCTCAGGGCAACTCCAAGACAGAAATCATGACTGGCTCAGATTCAGAGGCACAGCTTCAAGAGAATAGTCCTGAGGCTGAAGTCACAGAGATGAAGCCACCTCCATTGGAACAGCACTGTGGGGAGCACAACTACTCCCTTCAGGCAGAGCCCAATCTGGGCTCTGGGACTGAGTCAGGAGATGCTGAAGAGGAAGCACAAGGAGCTGCTGTGGAAACTACAGCAGATGTGAACTCAGGACCTGAGTGTG GCCCAGACGATCAGGTCATCAGGCAGCCAAAGAAGCGCAGGTGTTTCTGGGAATACAGCCAAGGTCACATAGCAGAAAGCAAGAGGGAGTGCTGCAGACAGTCTCTGTGTTGGAGCTCCACCACGCTGCCCAGCACTCTGTATCTGAGGGAGGGAATGGCCTGGAAGG GAAAGAAGTATCCTAGAAAGGCTCGCAAGACCGATGCCAGTGACCTAACACCCAATCCGCAGAAGCTGTGCACCATTGGTGATCAGCTGCACAAGCTCAATGCAGCCATTGAGGGTATGACACCTGCTAATGACCTGCCCATCGTGGCTCGCGCACGCTCCCgcaaggagaaaaataaattggcTTCAAG AGCTTGCCGtctgaaaaagaaagcacagCATGAGGCTAACAAGATAAAGTTGTGGGGCCTCAACCAAGAGTATG AGAACTTGTTGAGGGCCCTGCTGCGCATCAAGGAGGTAATACGACGACGAGTGGAGAGCCGTAAGTCTGATAACGAAATGGGAATGACTGACACACTCGAGAGCATACTGAAGGAATCTGCCG GCCCACGTGTGGCTGGACAGACCAAAGAGTTTGTGGAGAGGATCCTGGAGAGCAGTGCTGTCTAA
- the LOC108942692 gene encoding CREB3 regulatory factor-like isoform X2: protein MPQPGTSGMEPSFGDPYGNHRCFLILEPYTISPLGSSTEYEEKGMVLMLGSPAITCKRPFELLSDLVDDGFGEDLHHERWDVSALDDIAHSSKGSLEGELVISEGTLTAKRSRSMEGLTEQAGSLSGQQAQGNSKTEIMTGSDSEAQLQENSPEAEVTEMKPPPLEQHCGEHNYSLQAEPNLGSGTESGDAEEEAQGAAVETTADVNSGPECGPDDQVIRQPKKRRCFWEYSQGHIAESKRECCRQSLCWSSTTLPSTLYLREGMAWKGKKYPRKARKTDASDLTPNPQKLCTIGDQLHKLNAAIEGMTPANDLPIVARARSRKEKNKLASRACRLKKKAQHEANKIKLWGLNQEYENLLRALLRIKEVIRRRVESRKSDNEMGMTDTLESILKESAGKSAGGLFPIYILHYKCDLHSSGFLSCSALHFTPLNLLCGSQQK, encoded by the exons ATGCCTCAG CCAGGCACCAGTGGTATGGAGCCCAGTTTTGGTGATCCCTACGGGAACCACAGATGCTTCCTTATCTTGGAGCCATATACCATCTCTCCACTAGGGAGCAGCACAGAGTATGAAGAG AAGGGCATGGTTCTAATGCTAGGCTCCCCAGCTATCACCTGCAAACGACCTTTTGAGCTACTGAGTGACCTAGTGGATGACGGCTTCGGCGAGGACCTACACCATGAGCGCTGGGATGTGTCTGCATTAGATGACATTGCCCACTCTTCCAAAGGAAGCCTAGAGGGGGAACTAGTGATCTCTGAAGGCACGTTGACTGCTAAGAGAAGCAGAAGCATGGAGGGGCTGACAGAGCAAGCAGGTTCACTGAGTGGTCAGCAGGCTCAGGGCAACTCCAAGACAGAAATCATGACTGGCTCAGATTCAGAGGCACAGCTTCAAGAGAATAGTCCTGAGGCTGAAGTCACAGAGATGAAGCCACCTCCATTGGAACAGCACTGTGGGGAGCACAACTACTCCCTTCAGGCAGAGCCCAATCTGGGCTCTGGGACTGAGTCAGGAGATGCTGAAGAGGAAGCACAAGGAGCTGCTGTGGAAACTACAGCAGATGTGAACTCAGGACCTGAGTGTG GCCCAGACGATCAGGTCATCAGGCAGCCAAAGAAGCGCAGGTGTTTCTGGGAATACAGCCAAGGTCACATAGCAGAAAGCAAGAGGGAGTGCTGCAGACAGTCTCTGTGTTGGAGCTCCACCACGCTGCCCAGCACTCTGTATCTGAGGGAGGGAATGGCCTGGAAGG GAAAGAAGTATCCTAGAAAGGCTCGCAAGACCGATGCCAGTGACCTAACACCCAATCCGCAGAAGCTGTGCACCATTGGTGATCAGCTGCACAAGCTCAATGCAGCCATTGAGGGTATGACACCTGCTAATGACCTGCCCATCGTGGCTCGCGCACGCTCCCgcaaggagaaaaataaattggcTTCAAG AGCTTGCCGtctgaaaaagaaagcacagCATGAGGCTAACAAGATAAAGTTGTGGGGCCTCAACCAAGAGTATG AGAACTTGTTGAGGGCCCTGCTGCGCATCAAGGAGGTAATACGACGACGAGTGGAGAGCCGTAAGTCTGATAACGAAATGGGAATGACTGACACACTCGAGAGCATACTGAAGGAATCTGCCGGTAAGTCAGCCGGTGGccttttccccatttatatCTTGCATTATAAATGTGATCTTCACAGCTCTGGGTTTCTTAGCTGTTCAGCATTACATTTCACACCTTTGAATTTATTGTGTGGAAGCCAGCAAAAGTGA